The following coding sequences are from one Triticum dicoccoides isolate Atlit2015 ecotype Zavitan chromosome 4A, WEW_v2.0, whole genome shotgun sequence window:
- the LOC119284488 gene encoding uncharacterized protein LOC119284488 has product MGGDGKLGAAEAAVCCMCGDHGLLPELFRCAACSVRSQHTYCTDRYPKAEAYGTCNWCLRAGQGSGDGGGAVPSPVISTFKAPGPAADRMDVPACSGGSRSMPGKVAARGDFAAELNKPIKKQQQRRRLLLQRSASDVSSGVRANRGAGPPSPGVARGRPRVRRYKLLEEVISS; this is encoded by the exons ATGGGGGGCGACGGCAAGTTGGGCGCCGCCGAGGCCGCCGTCTGCTGCATGTGCGGCGACCACGGCCTCCTGCCGGAGCTGTTCCGCTGCGCCGCCTGCTCCGTCCGCTCCCAGCACAC GTACTGCACGGATCGGTACCCGAAGGCGGAGGCGTACGGCACATGCAACTGGTGCCTGAGGGCAGGGCAAGgaagcggcgacggcggcggcgccgttccTAGCCCGGTGATATCCACCTTCAAAGCGCCCGGGCCGGCCGCTGACCGCATGGATGTCCCGGCTTGCAGCGGTGGCAGTAGATCGATGCCGGGGAAGGTCGCGGCTCGCGGCGACTTCGCCGCGGAGTTGAACAAGCCTATCAAGAAGCAGCAACAGCGGCGGCGGCTCCTGCTGCAGCGGTCGGCGTCTGACGTGAGCAGTGGCGTCCGTGCCAACCGCGGCGCCGGGCCGCCCTCTCCTGGCGTCGCCCGGGGAAGACCGAGGGTTCGGAGGTACAAGCTCCTGGAAGAGGTGATCAGTAGCTAG
- the LOC119284489 gene encoding WD and tetratricopeptide repeats protein 1-like, with translation MEMEMDATERLRWRFSDGGLTDLLDARSLHGSPDIGKRMQFHSSLVQRLALEKEIEGHVGCVNAIAWNSSGSLLISGSDDTRVNIWNYANQELLHEIDTGHSANVFCTKFVPETCDEVVVSGAGDAEVRVFNLSRLSGTRPREISMEPAAVYQCHSRRVKKLAVEGGNPNVVWSASEDGTVRQHDFRECSSCPRAGLVNQECRNVLLDLRCGGKKSLADPPRQPLSFKSCDISSVRPHQLLVGGSDAFARLYDRRMLPPLSSCQTRRKPPPCIKMFCPLHLAENRKSNLHLTHVAFSPNGNEVLLSYSGEHVYLFDVDPDNTSPVRYTADDVRDQLCLLPFHKEPRKQKSKRDKFPAKRNLCRVDMLKKLMQVVIKSLETGTNLMHGIEACCEILEALESDIDDSTRHDCLCTRAGLYLKRRWKNDVYMAIRDCNEARSIDFASFQAHLFMADALLQLGRLKEACEYAEAAHSLVPPNSVSAEQVENIKKRLAAAELEKNKKDQQGNTNTDARHGRLRSLSDLLFRSDVSGSSSQEGREDSDYDDEMELDFDTSVSGDESRDSDPGAVRGSLRLKLHRREDKTNEQTVGNGSAESTCNGDSAYEPDVAIDMKQRYVGHCNVGTDIKQASFLGEQGEFIASGSDDGRWFIWEKRTGRLVKMLAGDGAVVNCIQSHPYDCAVATSGIDNTIKLWTPDAEGTSMVDGPEIDVLSAIENNQKKLCRNRETLLPFEFLERFGAHEFAEGSLHPLECAQT, from the exons atggagatggagatggacgcgACGGAGAGGCTGCGGTGGCGCTTCTCGGACGGCGGCCTCACCGATCTGCTCGACGCCCGCAGCCTCCACGGCTCCCCC GACATTGGAAAGAGAATGCAGTTCCATTCTTCTCTAGTACAAAGGCTTGCTTTAGAAAAGGAGATTGAG GGTCACGTAGGTTGCGTGAATGCTATTGCATGGAACTCAAGTGGCTCACTTCTGATATCAGGATCAGATGACACTAGA GTCAACATCTGGAATTATGCTAATCAAGAGCTGTTGCATGAAATTGATACTGGACATTCAGCAAATGTATTTTGCACAAAATTTGTACCGGAAACATGTGATGAAGTAGTAGTTTCAGGAGCAGGAGATGCTGAG GTTCGTGTTTTCAATTTGTCTCGTTTAAGTGGCACAAGGCCTAGGGAGATTTCCATGGAGCCAGCTGCAGTTTACCAATGTCACTCAAGGAGGGTCAAGAAACTAGCT GTCGAAGGTGGCAACCCTAATGTAGTGTGGAGTGCAAGTGAGGATGGTACTGTAAGACAGCATGATTTTAGGGAATGCAGTTCCTGTCCTCGTGCAGGATTGGTTAATCAGGAATGCCGTAACGTGCTT CTAGATCTACGATGTGGAGGAAAGAAGTCTTTAGCTGATCCTCCCAGACAACCGCTGTCGTTTAAGTCTTGTGATATAAGCTCAGTTCGTCCCCATCAGCTCCTTGTTGGTGGGAG TGATGCGTTTGCCCGGCTGTACGATAGGAGAATGCTTCCACCATTGAGCTCATGTCAAACAAGAAGGAAGCCACCGCCTTGTATAAAAATGTTCTGTCCATTGCACCTTGCTGAGAAT AGGAAGTCAAATTTGCACCTTACCCATGTTGCGTTCAGCCCGAATGGGAATGAGGTTCTTTTGAGTTACAGTGGTGAACATGTATATCTATTTGATGTCGACCCAG ACAATACGAGTCCAGTGAGATACACAGCAGATGATGTACGTGATCAGTTATGTTTACTGCCTTTTCACAAGGAACCAAGAAAACAAAAGTCAAAACGGGATAAGTTTCCAGCTAAGAGAAATTTGTGTAGG GTAGatatgttgaagaaacttatgcaaGTCGTGATAAAATCTCTGGAGACTGGCACAAACCTAATGCATGGCATTGAAGCATGCTGTGAAATACTTGAGGCCCtggaatctgatattgatgatagcACGAGACATGATTGTTTGTGTACCCGTGCAGGATTGTACCTAAAG CGGAGGTGGAAAAATGATGTTTACATGGCTATTCGGGATTGCAACGAAGCAAGGAGTATTGACTTTGCATCGTTCCAGGCACACTTGTTCATGGCTGATGCACTGTTACAG TTAGGAAGACTGAAGGAAGCATGTGAATATGCAGAAGCTGCACATAGTCTTGTTCCACCAAATTCGGTGTCTGCGGAACAGGTGGAAAATATAAAGAAGCGACTTGCTGCTG CTGAActtgagaaaaataaaaaagatcaaCAAGGAAATACTAACACTGATGCGCGGCATGGACGGTTACGGTCATTGAGTGATCTACTGTTCAGATCAGATGTTAGTGGGTCATCATCACAGGAGGGCCGAGAAGATTCAGATTACGATGATGAGATGGAGTTAGACTTTGATACATCAGTATCGGGTGATGAAAGCCGTGATAGTGATCCAGGTGCTGTTCGAGGTAGCTTACGTCTAAAATTGCACCGAAGAGAGGACAAAACTAATGAGCAGACTGTTGGGAATGGATCAGCTGAGTCCACTTGTAATGGCGATTCTGCCTATGAG CCGGATGTTGCCATTGATATGAAACAAAGATATGTTGGGCACTGCAACGTGGGGACAGATATAAAGCAAGCTAGCTTTCTTGGTGAACAAG GGGAATTTATTGCCAGCGGAAGTGATGATGGTAGATGGTTCATATGGGAGAAAAGAACAGGAAGGCTTGTTAAAATGCTTGCAGGGGATGGAGCTG TTGTGAACTGTATACAGTCTCATCCCTATGATTGTGCTGTTGCGACGAGTGGAATTGACAATACAATAAAG TTATGGACACCGGACGCAGAAGGTACTTCTATGGTTGATGGACCAGAAATTGATGTGTTAAGTGCCATAGAGAACAATCAGAAGAAGTTATGCCGCAACCGTGAAACTTTGTT GCCCTTTGAGTTTTTGGAACGATTTGGGGCGCATGAATTTGCTGAAGGAAGCTTGCATCCTTTAGAGTGTGCGCAGACTTGA